A region from the Chrysoperla carnea chromosome 4, inChrCarn1.1, whole genome shotgun sequence genome encodes:
- the LOC123297820 gene encoding uncharacterized protein LOC123297820, with translation MAFKVICFAAFVAVAQAGLIPSHGYAAAPVAYASHQLHASPLAVAHAAPAVYAHAAPVHAKVLVADAPAEYSFQYGVHDAHTGDVKEQHEERHGDAVQGYYTLNEADGTKRIVHYTADDHNGFNAVVQREGHAAHPAVAIKAVAHAAPVYAHAAPLAVAHAAPLAYASHAAPVAYASHQLHAAPLAVAHAAPAVYAHAAPVHAKVLVAEAPAKYSFQYGVSDPHTGDVKAQHEERNGDVVKGYYTLNEADGTKRTVHYTADDHNGFNAVVQHEGHAAHPAVAVKAVAPVAIKAVAHAPVAYASHAAPLAYASHAAPLAYASHAAPLAYASHAAPLGYASHAAPLYHYSITNSSIQNNHRKMAYKFVCLLACIAVTNAGYVAPYAGHGSYLAPAAVAIAPTYHSGYAPLAKAVVLDHHAPAHYSYEYGVADPHTGDVKSQHETREGDVVKGYYTLNEADGTKRIVHYTADPHNGFNAHVERAGHAVHAVPVKAVHAPVAIAPVAKAIYPAYGGYAGYGYGHGAPAVSYASVAAPLAYGHHY, from the exons ATGGCATTCAAG GTTATCTGTTTTGCAGCCTTTGTGGCCGTTGCACAAGCTGGCTTAATTCCATCCCATGGATATGCTGCCGCACCAGTTGCTTATGCATCACACCAATTGCACGCTTCTCCATTAGCTGTTGCACATGCTGCTCCAGCCGTATACGCTCATGCTGCTCCAGTTCACGCTAAAGTACTTGTTGCTGATGCACCAGCTGAATATAGTTTCCAATATGGTGTACATGATGCCCACACTGGTGATGTAAAAGAACAACATGAAGAACGTCATGGTGATGCTGTCCAAGGATACTATACTTTAAATGAAGCTGATGGAACCAAACGAATTGTCCACTACACCGCTGATGACCACAATGGTTTCAATGCAGTTGTACAACGTGAAGGTCATGCAGCTCATCCAGCTGTTGCTATCAAAGCTGTAGCTCATGCTGCTCCAGTGTATGCTCATGCTGCCCCATTAGCTGTAGCTCATGCAGCTCCATTAGCATACGCTAGTCATG CCGCCCCAGTTGCTTATGCATCACACCAATTGCACGCTGCTCCATTAGCTGTTGCACATGCTGCTCCAGCCGTATACGCTCATGCTGCTCCAGTTCATGCTAAAGTACTTGTTGCTGAAGCTCCTGCTAAATACAGTTTCCAATATGGAGTATCTGATCCACACACTGGTGATGTTAAAGCTCAACATGAAGAACGTAACGGTGATGTTGTAAAAGGATACTACACTTTAAATGAAGCTGATGGAACCAAACGTACTGTTCACTACACCGCTGATGACCACAATGGTTTCAACGCTGTCGTACAACATGAAGGTCATGCTGCTCATCCAGCTGTTGCTGTAAAAGCTGTAGCTCCAGTTGCCATTAAAGCTGTAGCTCATGCTCCAGTAGCTTATGCCAGTCATGCAGCTCCATTAGCTTATGCCAGTCATGCCGCTCCATTAGCTTATGCCAGTCATGCGGCTCCATTAGCTTATGCCAGTCATGCCGCTCCTTTAGGCTATGCAAGTCATGCTGCTCCATTATACCAT taTTCAATTACGAACAGTTCAATCCAGAACAATCATAGAAAAATGGCATACAAG tttgtttgtttattagcCTGCATTGCAGTAACAAATGCAGGATATGTTGCCCCTTATGCTGGACACGGATCATATTTAGCACCTGCAGCTGTAGCAATTGCACCAACATACCATTCTGGCTACGCTCCACTTGCCAAAGCTGTAGTTCTAGATCATCATGCACCAGCTCATTACAGTTATGAATATGGAGTAGCTGATCCACACACTGGTGACGTGAAATCTCAACATGAAACTCGTGAAGGTGATGTTGTAAAAGGATATTACACTTTAAACGAAGCTGATGGAACCAAACGTATTGTTCACTACACCGCTGATCCACATAATGGTTTCAATGCTCATGTAGAACGTGCTGGTCATGCAGTACATGCTGTTCCAGTTAAAGCTGTACATGCACCAGTAGCCATTGCTCCAGTAGCTAAAGCTATCTACCCAGCTTATGGTGGTTATGCTGGTTATGGTTATGGACATGGTGCCCCAGCCGTATCATATGCATCTGTTGCTGCCCCACTTGCCTATGGACACCACTACTAA
- the LOC123299275 gene encoding cuticle protein 7-like: MAYKFVCLLACIAATNAGYVAPYAGHGSYLAPAAVAIAPTYHSGYAPLAKAVVLDHHAPAHYSYEYGVADPHTGDVKSQHETREGDVVKGYYTLNEADGTKRIVHYTADPHNGFNAHVERAGHAVHAVPVKAVHAPVAIAPVAKAIYPAYGGYAGYGYGHGAPAVSYASVAAPLAYGHHY; the protein is encoded by the exons ATGGCATACAag tttgtttgtttattagcCTGCATTGCAGCAACAAATGCAGGATATGTTGCACCATATGCTGGACACGGATCATATTTAGCACCCGCAGCTGTAGCAATTGCACCAACATACCATTCTGGCTACGCTCCACTTGCCAAAGCTGTAGTTCTTGATCATCATGCACCAGCTCATTACAGTTATGAATATGGAGTAGCTGATCCACACACTGGTGACGTAAAATCTCAACATGAAACACGTGAAGGTGATGTTGTTAAAGGATACTACACTTTAAATGAAGCTGATGGAACCAAACGTATTGTTCACTACACCGCTGATCCACATAATGGTTTCAATGCTCATGTAGAACGTGCTGGTCATGCAGTACATGCTGTTCCAGTTAAAGCTGTTCATGCACCAGTAGCCATTGCTCCAGTAGCTAAAGCTATCTACCCAGCTTATGGTGGTTATGCTGGTTATGGTTATGGACATGGTGCCCCAGCAGTATCATATGCATCGGTTGCTGCCCCACTTGCCTATGGACACCACTACTGA